Proteins encoded by one window of Acidipropionibacterium virtanenii:
- a CDS encoding ABC transporter substrate-binding protein, with protein sequence MSVSRRGFLAGLGGLGTAALLSACGSDSSGSSSSSAGGGASGSFTGKGPITFAIGKDTTGKLQEILDGWNKAHPSEKATLKELSESSDDQRAAMIQNFQVKSDAYSVVAMDPIWVSEFASQQWVQALPSGTDTSKLLKSSVDSATYFKKLYGIPFNTNGELLYYRKDLLKAAGVGVPKTWAEMWAAWDKVKGTAAAKGMTAYAGQLSKYEGLTVNFTQAVLSAGGTLFNEEGKPTATSDGAKAGLQALVDGFTKGYIGKPNLTYKEEESRQAFQDGKVMFLVNWPYVYAKAAATDGSSKVAGKFDVAPVPGIGSGTGTTVLGGWNLGVSSFAKNKASALAFAKYMATEDVQKAWTLASSQAPVATSLYSDAEVIKAYPYTETLKKALDNAGTRPKVHNYGDVTLAIQNAVYPALSGGTGVDDTLKSLQTKLEALAK encoded by the coding sequence ATGTCAGTTTCACGTCGTGGATTTCTTGCCGGGCTAGGCGGCCTCGGCACCGCAGCATTGCTGAGCGCCTGCGGATCTGATTCATCCGGCTCGTCCTCGTCATCGGCCGGCGGTGGTGCGAGCGGCAGCTTCACCGGAAAGGGCCCCATCACATTCGCGATCGGGAAGGACACCACCGGCAAACTCCAGGAGATCCTGGACGGTTGGAACAAGGCCCATCCGAGTGAGAAGGCGACCCTCAAGGAACTCTCGGAGAGTTCCGATGACCAGCGCGCCGCGATGATCCAGAACTTCCAGGTGAAGTCGGACGCCTACTCGGTGGTCGCGATGGATCCGATCTGGGTCTCCGAGTTCGCCTCCCAGCAGTGGGTCCAGGCGCTGCCCTCCGGCACCGACACCTCCAAGCTGCTCAAGTCCAGCGTCGACAGCGCGACCTACTTCAAGAAGCTCTACGGCATCCCCTTCAACACCAACGGCGAGCTCCTCTACTACCGCAAGGACCTTCTGAAGGCCGCCGGGGTCGGCGTCCCGAAGACCTGGGCCGAGATGTGGGCGGCCTGGGACAAGGTGAAGGGCACCGCCGCGGCCAAGGGGATGACGGCCTACGCCGGTCAGCTGTCCAAGTACGAGGGCCTCACGGTGAACTTCACTCAGGCCGTGCTCTCGGCCGGGGGCACTCTCTTCAACGAGGAGGGCAAGCCCACCGCGACCAGTGACGGGGCCAAGGCCGGCCTCCAGGCCCTGGTCGACGGCTTCACCAAGGGCTACATCGGCAAGCCGAACCTCACCTACAAGGAGGAGGAGTCCCGCCAGGCCTTCCAGGACGGCAAGGTCATGTTCCTGGTCAACTGGCCCTACGTCTACGCCAAGGCCGCCGCCACCGACGGCTCCTCGAAGGTGGCCGGCAAGTTCGACGTCGCCCCGGTCCCCGGCATCGGGTCGGGCACCGGCACCACGGTGCTCGGCGGATGGAACCTCGGCGTCTCCTCCTTCGCCAAGAACAAGGCCTCGGCCCTGGCCTTCGCCAAGTACATGGCCACCGAGGACGTGCAGAAGGCCTGGACGCTGGCCAGCAGCCAGGCGCCGGTGGCCACCTCGCTGTACTCCGATGCCGAGGTCATCAAGGCCTACCCGTACACCGAGACCCTCAAGAAGGCCCTCGACAATGCCGGCACCCGGCCGAAGGTGCACAACTACGGCGACGTGACGCTGGCGATCCAGAACGCCGTCTACCCCGCTCTGAGCGGTGGCACCGGCGTCGACGACACCCTGAAGTCGCTGCAGACCAAACTCGAGGCCCTGGCCAAGTAA